One Obesumbacterium proteus DNA window includes the following coding sequences:
- a CDS encoding phage tail tape measure protein, with product MTAEYNKAKEELYKGFSEADARDLDFVGGLNLGIAQFAENALNVFQSTAQIGQTTMQGLSDMATEMATTGRANIKEFGTSILKMILQVINQMLVAYAVQAALGWAGMGSASKGAGNNPGSVPMGLKSLSSHAVGGYTGDGDKYEPAGIVHRGEFVFTKESTSRIGTDNLYALMRGYANGGAVGGPSMSRAPMFGLTGGSGAGGVAVDLSGMNIVVQGQQQQQNGSPQQNQAISQAAKNEVIAIVSQQLDRALGQSGRITTAIQKKVGR from the coding sequence ATCACAGCCGAATATAACAAAGCCAAAGAGGAACTATATAAGGGATTTAGTGAGGCCGATGCTCGTGATCTGGACTTTGTTGGCGGGTTAAATCTCGGCATCGCCCAGTTTGCCGAAAATGCTCTTAATGTATTTCAGTCAACTGCACAGATAGGCCAAACCACAATGCAGGGCCTTTCAGACATGGCGACTGAAATGGCAACGACCGGCAGGGCAAATATTAAGGAGTTTGGAACATCAATCCTTAAGATGATTTTGCAGGTTATAAACCAGATGCTGGTGGCTTACGCGGTTCAGGCGGCGCTTGGATGGGCTGGCATGGGTTCCGCTTCAAAGGGGGCTGGCAATAATCCTGGCTCGGTTCCGATGGGGCTTAAATCTCTATCTAGTCACGCAGTGGGTGGATATACGGGTGATGGTGATAAGTATGAACCAGCCGGAATTGTGCATCGTGGTGAGTTTGTTTTTACAAAAGAATCAACCAGCCGGATCGGGACGGATAATCTTTATGCATTAATGCGCGGCTACGCAAATGGCGGGGCAGTTGGTGGCCCATCAATGAGTCGCGCCCCTATGTTTGGCTTAACTGGCGGCTCTGGTGCTGGTGGCGTTGCCGTTGATTTAAGCGGTATGAATATTGTCGTTCAAGGTCAGCAACAGCAACAGAACGGTAGCCCTCAGCAAAATCAGGCCATTAGCCAAGCAGCAAAAAATGAAGTGATAGCGATTGTCTCTCAGCAGCTAGATAGGGCTTTGGGTCAGTCAGGTCGCATAACAACCGCAATACAAAAAAAGGTAGGTCGATAG
- a CDS encoding phage tail length tape measure family protein produces the protein MADEIGKISLVADTSSLERATNELDKFAASGNKAATAADSLNDSNAQTSAKIKDVNAAFAAGAAVREQTRRSYEGTTKELQGLQRELVAIRGRVDPVGVAFDNLAAMSDKLREGLRQKLIDPSDYAASVKGIDNLTSALERSVYESSAAGKAAKEAAQADKVATVAKESFISRLREQAETQGKTNSEIMAYRAAQLGATKEAAPFIASLKQQEDAWKKGTISAGQYRQAMRQLPMQITDVVTSLASGMPIYMVAIQQGGQIKDSFGGMGNAAKALISQLTPMRLLVGGLATGAVALATAYYQGSQESQEFNKQLILTGNYAGVTTDRLNEMAKTIAKSGGTQGAAAAALAKVAGSGAFSSSQLESVTRAALAMEKATGQSVDATIENFKRLKEDPLRAAQDLDKQLHFLTAAQLEQISSLTEVGNITQAARIAMDAYSDAIQNRSSDVVENLGFIESAWKNIGDAAAYAWDTAKRVGRDSTLEEQLQRLQSIRPAGINTTSIDAEIAAVKEKIYQRDRKAAGDKAEKVEQDRQKRELLATQALNKQYETEKEKHLRTIREIENGFATKEAKDTAIARENEKFAESQARETKKPAAAKTITDDAATKELAASQQRLAVLRGQSEATDKMTQQESRLLEFNQQIADLKNKSILTADQKSLLSRESEIRASLQLEANIAKENAQRDKAVKAMKTMSDYAKEIEERNKQAEKSFGKTTKGTQREAQESQLKKTYNKSLEGITDPAQLEKSQPNITKPKRNYIRDLVRPMLVIWTLLAG, from the coding sequence ATGGCCGATGAAATTGGCAAGATTTCACTAGTAGCAGATACCAGTAGCCTAGAACGTGCTACCAACGAATTAGATAAATTCGCAGCTTCCGGCAATAAAGCGGCAACGGCAGCCGATAGCCTGAATGATTCAAACGCGCAAACATCGGCAAAAATAAAAGATGTAAACGCCGCGTTTGCAGCCGGTGCCGCAGTGAGAGAGCAAACCCGCCGATCTTACGAAGGAACAACGAAAGAGCTTCAAGGTTTACAGCGCGAGTTAGTCGCTATTCGTGGGCGGGTTGATCCGGTTGGCGTGGCATTCGACAACTTGGCGGCAATGTCAGACAAACTACGCGAAGGCTTGCGACAAAAGCTTATCGACCCGTCAGATTACGCCGCCAGTGTTAAAGGTATCGATAACCTAACATCAGCTTTAGAGCGATCAGTTTATGAGAGCTCAGCCGCAGGGAAAGCCGCCAAGGAAGCTGCGCAGGCTGATAAAGTCGCCACCGTGGCGAAAGAATCTTTTATTAGTCGATTGCGTGAACAAGCCGAAACGCAAGGAAAAACCAATTCCGAAATTATGGCCTATCGTGCCGCGCAGCTGGGCGCCACGAAAGAAGCCGCACCATTCATTGCAAGCCTTAAGCAGCAAGAGGACGCTTGGAAGAAAGGCACCATCTCGGCAGGACAATACCGCCAAGCAATGCGCCAACTCCCTATGCAGATAACCGACGTTGTAACGTCACTCGCATCTGGTATGCCTATCTATATGGTAGCTATACAGCAGGGTGGGCAGATTAAAGATTCTTTCGGCGGTATGGGTAATGCAGCCAAGGCTCTTATCTCTCAGTTAACACCAATGCGATTATTGGTGGGTGGGCTTGCAACTGGCGCCGTAGCATTGGCTACAGCCTACTACCAAGGCTCACAAGAAAGCCAAGAGTTCAATAAACAGCTAATCCTAACCGGAAACTATGCTGGCGTGACAACTGATCGCCTTAATGAAATGGCTAAAACGATAGCCAAATCAGGCGGAACGCAGGGCGCAGCAGCGGCGGCACTGGCTAAGGTTGCTGGTTCAGGTGCTTTCAGTTCGTCCCAGCTCGAGAGCGTTACGCGTGCAGCGCTGGCGATGGAGAAAGCCACTGGCCAATCAGTAGACGCCACGATCGAGAACTTCAAACGTTTGAAAGAAGATCCGCTTCGCGCTGCTCAAGATTTAGACAAACAATTACATTTTCTGACAGCAGCGCAGTTAGAGCAAATATCTTCACTAACTGAAGTCGGTAACATAACGCAAGCTGCACGTATCGCGATGGATGCATATTCAGATGCAATTCAAAATCGCTCAAGTGATGTTGTCGAGAACTTGGGGTTCATCGAAAGCGCGTGGAAGAATATTGGTGATGCGGCCGCATATGCTTGGGATACCGCAAAAAGAGTTGGAAGGGACTCAACGTTAGAAGAACAACTACAACGGTTACAATCAATAAGGCCAGCGGGAATCAATACTACCAGCATTGACGCTGAAATCGCCGCCGTTAAAGAAAAGATATATCAGCGTGATAGAAAGGCTGCTGGCGATAAAGCCGAAAAGGTTGAACAAGACCGGCAAAAGCGAGAGCTTTTAGCTACACAGGCCCTAAATAAGCAATACGAAACTGAGAAAGAAAAGCACCTACGGACAATAAGAGAAATAGAGAATGGCTTTGCAACAAAGGAAGCTAAAGACACCGCAATAGCACGAGAAAATGAAAAGTTCGCTGAATCCCAAGCGCGTGAGACTAAAAAGCCAGCGGCAGCAAAGACCATCACAGATGATGCCGCTACAAAGGAATTAGCGGCTAGCCAACAGCGTCTAGCTGTTTTACGTGGGCAGTCTGAAGCTACTGACAAAATGACACAGCAAGAAAGCCGCTTGCTTGAATTTAATCAGCAGATTGCAGACCTGAAAAATAAATCCATTCTAACCGCCGATCAAAAGTCTTTGCTTTCGCGTGAAAGCGAAATCCGCGCAAGCCTTCAGCTTGAAGCAAATATCGCCAAGGAGAACGCGCAGCGCGATAAAGCCGTAAAGGCTATGAAGACGATGAGCGATTACGCTAAAGAGATTGAAGAGCGTAATAAGCAAGCGGAGAAGAGTTTCGGGAAAACCACGAAGGGAACGCAGCGTGAAGCGCAAGAATCGCAGCTAAAGAAGACCTACAACAAATCACTAGAAGGCATTACCGATCCGGCTCAGCTAGAAAAATCACAGCCGAATATAACAAAGCCAAAGAGGAACTATATAAGGGATTTAGTGAGGCCGATGCTCGTGATCTGGACTTTGTTGGCGGGTTAA